Within the Syngnathus scovelli strain Florida chromosome 6, RoL_Ssco_1.2, whole genome shotgun sequence genome, the region CACTTCACTTGCTGTCATCCGTTTTATGCCTAATCGAGTGAAACGTCGTTTTGGAAGAAAGCCAGCAAATGACAACTGTGATCTTTTTGGCAATCTTTCTAGCACGTCATAATTCTAATCGTCACTTGTAACCACCCGTCTGCATCACTTGAGAGAATGTTCCGCTGATTTAACGGAGATTGATCCATTCCAGCCTGTCTGGTGCTGCAACATCTTTCAGCATAGCAAAATAGTCTGCAGGGCTTCATGTCAGGCTCACTTTGTGGCAAGCCAGCGAGGTGGCAGAAAGAACACAAAGTAACACCAGCTTCAAGGCTGTGACTTTTTTGGCAATGTGCAATCAGGCACTGCCGGCATCCAAAAAGAAAATTGACAAACAGAAAAGGAACAGGAGGTGAATGGCATGAAAATGTTCTTTTCACTGCTAATTAATACGATCCCCCTCATTCACCTGACGCAATATTTGTCTTGTCCTCCACAAACATTAAGAGCTTGTCCCCAAACCTTATACGTTACATTCATGTGGAGTTCTTCTTTCATATAATCTTTGTGCACATAAGACACTGTTTAATGAAAAACATGTTTTACtcccaaacaaaaagaaaatcttgtttttgatgaaaataaatatgaaatatattgaaatatgaaaaataaatatggtGACATTGAACTCAAGTCACCTCATTTCATAGCAAGCAGCAGGTTGGCGGTTATAGTTTCAACCTTTTTAAGGCTGCTTCCAGTTAAGTTTACTGTGAATCTAAATATAAAACCGAGAAAACAACCACACAACTTTTCTTTTGCTAGCCTAATGCTAACATACAAGCTCAACGCCAACACAATGCAAAACGCCACAGATAGGCGAGCAAATGGCATCAACACAAATGGTTCCGCAACATAATGGACAATATAGCGAAACTTCcagtcatatattctttatcctctgcaaaaaaagAATCTTGTATTAAAGCGGTTTACTAAGTCAACTGTGAAAGACTTCATAAAGTACTATTAAAGTACTACAGTACTATAAGTAATATAAAGAGCTCGatcattttttttgcttggcattGGAAAATGTTGATAAATGGCATACCCATATAATGGTGAAATACGATGCGAGATAcaagcatagacacaaaattgaACTCGTATCCCAGGacaccactgaacaacattttcTCAGACAATTTTCTTTCTGTGTGTCAATGCAGATCGTCTCTTTGACCCACCGAGCTGCGATCCAACGTTCCAGAACTCTTGAGGGTTGTAATTGGACGAGGATGTCCTGGAGCCCGCTGGATAAATCCTGGTCAAGAATCTCTGGTTGTGCAGAACAAAATCTTTACCTGAAGACGAAGCACGAGCCATTCAATAAggtgaaagaaaatgttttagaATAAATTACTGTCAGTATTGGGTACTTGAGGAGGCTGCCGATACCAGCCGCCGATACTTCAGGCAACCTTAATCTAACAATACTGCAGCAGTTTGAGACACTGGCAAAACCATCTATGTTAAAAAGGAAggtctttgtttacattttgttgtCATTGCATACTGTATATCAAAAGTACGAGGAGTATTGCAAAATACATTCACTCAACTttgtggctaaaaaaaaaaaatcacttgtagGGCACTGCAACTTATCTTTTGACGCTGTTTTTCTAAAGCGCGAAAGCTGTAGTGAAAGCGCTACAGTTGATAATAAATTTTTGTCTCGTACTTCCATGACAATGACGAGGCCAACTTTTGCTAATTTTCTCCCGAGTGGACTCAGTCATATGTTGTTTTCAGTATGCCCTTTGGAGAATTATGACCAAAGATGAATGCTTtagaagaccaaaaaaaaatctcctgctGGGATTTTGCTTTGAGCTCACAGTGGTTGTAAATCATTCAAATCTGCTATTCTCAACAAAATGACACCGCACAGTTGAGCTTGGCTTCTTTTTTTAAGAGTGACTATACCTGAAACCTTGGCCAGCTTGCGGGCTTTTTTCTCAGCCATGGATGTGTTCTCACAGGACTTCTGACTGTCTTTGGAGTGACTGAAGCTGGTGAACTTGACAGAGACAGTGTATATGACGAGGTCGGACAGAGCGTCCGCTACCACCACCTTCTTCTTCTGCTCATCGCGTTTAGATGCACAGAAACAAGAGAGCAGTCACGTCTTTGCAATAAGATGGCAGACATACGAGTTTGTCTTCACGACGCCTTAGCTTTTTTAATATCAGCTACCACAGCCCTGACTCACTTTCTTTTTTAAGCTTGACTTTCTCAGGGGCCAGAACCTTGATCTGCTCGGTTGATCCACctcatcctcttcttcttcctcctcttcttcctcctcctcctcctcctcccagccCTCTTCTGTACTGTCATCTGCCTCTGTCCCTGTTGCTCCATCTATTCTAGCATTGGGCTTTAGTTTTTTATTCTTGATCAGGATCTTATACTTTAGGTCCTGCGTGACcatttatacacacacatacacacatacaatgTATGTGGGACATTGTCACTTTACAAacactcacacagacacacacacagacacaaatatatataatatatataaatatatatgaggggtgtaaaaaaaaaattgaattgaaaaaaatgtgcattggtacacaaataaaataatcagcCTAATCATAGTTTGAACGGGTTAAAACCCACTTAAAAAGTAATAAATCAGTATAAATTGCTTTGACATTTctgattttctttttgtaaTTGTTTGGACTTTGGAGCACTTGTGCTTGGCTGTTAATAAATATGACAAAAGCGACAAATATATTTCTTTTTAGTCTTTAATGAATCTCCTTGGCACAAATTAATTTATATTGTAAAGGGATTATGATAATCCTCTTTCAAAAATTCATTGCATCaaagctttcattttttttatagaaTAATTAGTAATCTCACAAAATCGAACCGAATCATGTATAGAGATATGTATAGAATCACGTTATTAGAGAGATGCACccctaatatatatgtatatttttgtatatgtatatatttatatttatatccaATATGATTTTATTGTGATAAAGATCGTCTCGCATGAGGATAACTGGTTCAgctaatggatggatagattttTCTTGTGTATAACTTTTCTGATATAAAATGTTTGGTACCAAGCAAGAGATCTTAATTTCAGAAAGGCTAAAAAAGTTTGTAAATTTCCTTGTTTTATTAAATCTCTGGGCTCCACATCTACAGTATTGATGCAGCATCATGGTGCATGTGAGGTCTGCTCGTTTCATTCTTTCAAACAATGAAATTGCCTATTATTGCACTTATTCCCAAAGGGAACATTCAATCTTGCATCATCAATTCAGCATgcataagcattttttttattttttatttttgccagTGATCCTCCTGAAGTTAACATTATGcatacaacccccccccccccagacacCTAATATTTACAACTAGGACTATAATTATAATTACAGCAGTGCCTTGAGACTCGAGTGATCAGACGTTTTTGAGATAGGAACAGTCgcttgatcaaattttctttgaCTAGCGGCAGTGAAGTGAACACAATCAATATGCAGGAATTTGGCAAATATTgagcaattatttttaaaaggcTTTGAGCTTTTCAATGGCACTCCAAATGaaagtttactgtcaaactaaacgTAAACTAAAACAATTTCccattgtgtatttaaaacaaccacataaATTTGCCTTTTAGgcagctagcttaatgctaatcagCATCAATTGACCAAAAAGAGTGTAGCAACAGTATGTACACTAACAATAAAACTGTCATATAATCTTGATCATCTGCGTGGAACAGCTAATATTAGTACCATAATTAACGAGTTCAGAGAAGAGCTGAGACGTAGGCAGGACACGTGTGATTAGTTGCTATAATTCAAGCTGGATTCATAATTATGCTATTTTCatctctcaaggcaccactgtagttTTCTAGCACTCAGTGCCACAGATTTTGCTCTTCATTCGATAAAGACGACCATTCTTGAAGAAGCTTTGAGAGCCATGAGTCAAACTCTGACTCAATGCAAAAACTTTCTTGCGATaaattttaaatgacaaatatgAGCGGCTCGGAGACGAAAAAAGCCCGCAGAGCATCTCCTCAAAGAGAAATGCCCTTCATCCAACTCCTCATATTGGCAAGAAGCTGAAGTGCACATTATCCCTCAATCTGCTGTTCAGTCATGGCTGATGCAATGTTTTGATTGGCGGAGTCGGAATAGTTCGGAACTGGcaaagaatatttttttgtctcaaTGTAAAACTGTTACAAAAAAGGTTTAAACTATCTTCACTGGAGCTCAACTGCTTTAGACCAGTACTCTAATTACATGATGGCGTGTTTCCACATAATCTTACATTTGGGCTTGGGAGGTTTTCCGTGGTCTGGTGATCCAAGCACACATCAACCAGCTTGTTTCCTAGTATAGAGGTGAGGTGGAGGGCCATAACTTCCTGCTGTTCCTTGGAACAATGGTTCTCCAGAGACAAGATTACCGGGTAAATAGACGCCTGCCAGAAAACAATTAGGGCATTGAAGTATTTTCAATTCATATGGATCTATTAGAGATGCTTGAAGCTAACGTGGCTCAGGAAATGGGGTCAATAGGAACACTTGAAGGTACCGACCTCAAAAGCATGCTGTCCCACAGTTGCAATAACATCCTTGAAGAGAATCTTTGTGGTCAGGGTGTAACCATGGTAGACGATGGGCTCCatacctggtccgttccagcagTCTATCTCTAGACAGCGGCAGCCTTTCTTCAAAGCACTTTGAATGCAAATATTAATTAACGTACAATACCGAATGTATTGATGCATCTTGACACAAAATCCGGCGTCTCCATAAAATTAGAATAATCTGATGGGTACAATAAAGCTTTTTCCATTAAGGTTCAGTTCAGTGTCCGATTTGGTTTGAAAAGTCACAAAATGTCTGATGCAAACCTTTTATCATATTTTTGTTGTATGATCTGCCTCAATAAAGGTTAACTGGGAAAAGAGTGAGCTACCAGATTAAAATTTTTAGTTGTATCATGGGATGAATTCTTGGGCAGACTTGCAACCTGTGAAGGCGATGCCCTCGGAGGTGCCCCAGAAAGCAGCCTAGACCGTCATTAAATGGACGGTTAAGGTGAGAGATTTCCTTGTTACCCTTTAAAGAAGTGAGACAGAACCAAAGGTCGCTGATACAAGCTTGTAAAATATAGTTACTGATGATCCTAAATTCAGAAGGGCTCACCCTTCATAGGTTGCCTGTCCTTATTAAACAGGACAGGTTAGCATTTAGAATATCGTAACCATCCATACATTTTCTCCCGCTCATCCTGTTCAAGGTTATGGGCAACACAGAGACTGGCTGCATtctggactggtcaccagtcaCTTGCATGATTTAGCAACATGTAGCCTGACATGCTATAATATAGCTGTCACTATAAGTTAACTGCGGCTCtaggtttaacataaatggcacTCATATTTTCTTCAAATGTAAGATTCAGGCCATGGAAGCGAAGGACAGACACTTGGTCATCTTGCCGCCTGGCTttcaatcatccatccatccattttctgtagcaAATCATTCTGCTATCCAATCAACTCTCTACCACGTGAATTTGTGAAACCATTTAACTGGAAGGCACATCGTCAAAGTATGCCAAAGACTTACCAAATGTAGGCATCCAGGTGGCTTTTGCCAATGAGTTGGTCTCCTGTCAAGTAGGTGTTGTGTGATGAAGAGATAAAGTAGCTGCTGAGTGGCTGACTCATGTCTTGGTACACAAACTTGTGGGA harbors:
- the LOC125970881 gene encoding 1-phosphatidylinositol 4,5-bisphosphate phosphodiesterase zeta-1-like, with translation MRKSKPPSTRRGDIEKLFNNYASGQTTLPGCSLLRFLQKEQLELAADEATVQSLIERYEIEEAAIQGQCMTFEGFHRYMESKDCCVFNQSHKFVYQDMSQPLSSYFISSSHNTYLTGDQLIGKSHLDAYICALKKGCRCLEIDCWNGPGMEPIVYHGYTLTTKILFKDVIATVGQHAFEASIYPVILSLENHCSKEQQEVMALHLTSILGNKLVDVCLDHQTTENLPSPNDLKYKILIKNKKLKPNARIDGATGTEADDSTEEGWEEEEEEEEEEEEEEDEVDQPSRSRFWPLRKSSLKKKKKKVVVADALSDLVIYTVSVKFTSFSHSKDSQKSCENTSMAEKKARKLAKVSGKDFVLHNQRFLTRIYPAGSRTSSSNYNPQEFWNVGSQLVALNFQSPGLAMDLNDGRFQDNGGCGYVLKPAVLMSRERSFDPSCSQRGVAPTLLLLKVICGSNLPLPKMGKNLDPFVRVEIHGIGSDCNRKNTSTVKNNALNPYWDSDMNFRISIPDLCLIRFCVRDQTGFLSSDFVGQYTLPFSSLKRGYRWVPLQSRSGCSLDPASLFVYVWYS